One Carassius auratus strain Wakin chromosome 16, ASM336829v1, whole genome shotgun sequence genomic window carries:
- the LOC113116532 gene encoding uncharacterized protein LOC113116532, translated as MSPVMESVKGFVLGAVAGGTLGATEVPLNRIMSEIISGAQLKAVMSGIKSIGALGLGALLGTTALITSMALMVTGVTVAASVALCLLRLRKSEGWVAAGLAAALTMTSSGAALGAIIENLSKSYGMVSLLWALGIFTVLKLLMHFFVKYSCTGREFCGSVADATKREQARLLALEIDLRRRAALEMEKRIKACEMKKPEEDGLVSREVQQREREEIKRQQRKAVELEMQQRTSRQRLLKAVATYMEFLAFSGIPMTVTAFVTAGFGIFGFGNYRFVFVVLLVVVLCMSFWLMSSRRLNFWMLMGCIGMFATFAIAVLTVHAGQEVAGMSVKMRLAGQNMTKENISIRMTYASSVQAISAGFFVSEVCQVGLGATVGGPVAREAGGKVILGASVTAAIVLSIVEVSSQMLGVGGKAGALLGAAGAAGVSMGGAAAVAVKSSSWGGTTGTTAGMIVGLLVFREWDIINIGLHICVAYLFAMTNLY; from the coding sequence ATGAGCCCAGTGATGGAGTCTGTCAAGGGCTTTGTGCTTGGAGCCGTGGCTGGAGGTACTCTGGGAGCCACGGAGGTACCGCTGAATCGAATAATGTCAGAGATCATCTCAGGAGCCCAACTGAAAGCTGTTATGTCTGGCATTAAGAGCATTGGGGCACTTGGACTGGGTGCACTTCTAGGAACTACTGCACTCATCACATCTATGGCATTGATGGTGACGGGGGTCACCGTAGCCGCTTCTGTGGCCTTGTGtctattgagattgaggaagagTGAAGGATGGGTAGCAGCAGGATTGGCCGCGGCTCTCACCATGACTTCAAGCGGTGCAGCACTAGGGGCCATCATCGAAAATCTGAGCAAGAGCTACGGGATGGTCAGCCTGCTCTGGGCTTTGGgtatttttacagttttgaaaCTATTGATGCACTTCTTTGTCAAGTATTCATGCACAGGACGGGAATTCTGTGGATCAGTAGCCGATGCTACTAAGAGAGAACAAGCAAGACTACTTGCTTTGGAAATAGATCTAAGACGGCGGGCTGCATTGGAAATGGAAAAGCGGATTAAGGCCTGCGAGATGAAGAAACCAGAAGAGGATGGTCTGGTTTCTCGGGAGGTccaacaaagagaaagagaagaaataaaGAGACAGCAAAGGAAGGCTGTTGAGTTGGAAATGCAGCAGAGGACTTCTCGACAACGCCTGCTGAAAGCTGTGGCCACATACATGGAGTTTCTTGCATTTTCTGGCATTCCAATGACTGTGACTGCTTTTGTGACTGCTGGCTTTGGCATCTTTGGCTTCGGAAAttacagatttgtttttgttgtccTGTTAGTCGTTGTGTTATGCATGTCGTTTTGGCTCATGAGTTCTCGGCGTTTGAACTTTTGGATGCTTATGGGTTGCATTGGAATGTTTGCCACATTTGCCATTGCCGTGCTGACTGTTCATGCCGGGCAGGAGGTGGCAGGCATGTCTGTCAAAATGCGCTTGGCAGGACAAAACATGACCAAGGAGAATATCAGCATCCGTATGACTTATGCATCCTCCGTACAGGCGATATCTGCAGGATTCTTCGTGTCAGAAGTCTGTCAGGTTGGTTTAGGGGCCACAGTCGGTGGTCCAGTGGCACGAGAGGCAGGAGGAAAGGTGATTTTGGGGGCGTCTGTAACCGCTGCGATTGTTTTGTCGATAGTTGAAGTGTCGTCGCAGATGCTGGGAGTCGGTGGTAAGGCGGGGGCTTTGCTGGGGGCGGCTGGAGCTGCTGGTGTGTCCATGGGAGGTGCTGCAGCCGTAGCGGTGAAATCGTCCTCATGGGGAGGAACAACAGGAACTACTGCTGGGATGATCGTTGGCTTATTGGTGTTTAGAGAGTGGGACATTATTAACATAGGGCTTCACATTTGTGTGGCATACCTGTTTGCCATGACAAATCTTTACTGA